The Arvicanthis niloticus isolate mArvNil1 chromosome 2, mArvNil1.pat.X, whole genome shotgun sequence genome includes a window with the following:
- the LOC117704252 gene encoding olfactory receptor 5T3-like, translated as MERIASAVNVHKIPLKNMTEATMFILLGFTDDFELQVFLFLLFLAIYLFTLIGNLGLVVLVIGDCQLQNPMYYFLSVLSFLDACYSTVVTPKMLVNFLSENKSISFLACATQMLLFVTLGTTECFLLAAMAYDRYVAIYKPLLYAVTMSPRVYLPLIIASYAGGVVHGAIHTVATFRLSFCGSNEIRHVFCDIPALLALSCSDTHTNELLLLYLVGLIEIVTILIVLVSYGFILFAILNMHSAEGRKKVFSTCGAHLTGVSIYHGTILFSYMRPSSSYASNHDMVVSIFYTIVIPMLNPIIYSLRNKDCKSSN; from the coding sequence ATGGAAAGGATCGCTTCAGCTGTGAATGTCCACAAGATTCCGTTAAAGAACATGACTGAAGCTACCATGTTTATACTGTTGGGCTTCacagatgactttgaactccaaGTCTTCCTATTTTTACTATTTCTTGCTATTTATCTCTTTACTCTGATAGGAAACTTGGGACTGGTTGTTTTGGTCATTGGAGATTGTCAGCTACAAAACCCCATGTATTATTTCCTAAGTGTTTTGTCTTTCCTGGATGCCTGCTATTCTACAGTTGTTACACCCAAAATGTTGGTCAACTTTCTAAGTGAAAATAAATCCATTTCATTCCTTGCATGTGCAACCCAAATGCTTCTCTTTGTTACTTTAGGAACCACGGAATGCTTTCTGCTGGCTGCAATGGCATATGATCGATATGTTGCCATCTACAAACCACTTCTCTATGCAGTGACCATGTCACCCAGAGTATACCTGCCACTCATCATTGCTTCATATGCTGGTGGGGTTGTGCATGGTGCTATACATACGGTGGCCACTTTCCGTCTGTCCTTCTGTGGATCCAATGAAATTAGGCATGTCTTCTGTGACATCCCTGCATTGCTTGCTCTTTCTTGttctgatacacacacaaacgAACTTCTACTCTTGTACTTGGTGGGACTGATTGAAATTGTCACCATCTTGATTGTTCTGGTCTCCTATGGATTCATCCTCTTTGCCATTCTGAACATGCATTCtgctgagggaaggaagaaagtgtTCTCTACATGTGGCGCTCACCTCACTGGAGTTTCTATTTACCATGGTACAATCCTTTTCAGCTATATGAGGCCTAGTTCCAGCTATGCTTCAAATCATGACATGGTAGTGTCAATATTTTACACCATTGTGATACCCATGCTGAATCCTATCATCTACAGTTTGAGAAACAAAGATTGTAAAAGTAGCAATTAA